The candidate division TA06 bacterium DNA window GCCGGGCGTCATCTCCTTTGAGATCAATAAGCGCAGGTCAATAGTCAGAGAACTGCCCCGTTCGATCTTTTGGCTTTGGTACAAGGTTTGAGGCTTGGCTGCAAAAGGCTGGTAGTTGTTTTGATCCGATAATTTGTACATCAAAAGTCCGCGGGGAAACCGCTGGCCGTCACAATTATATATCCCGCCGCTTAATTCGGTTTCTACCAGAGCTCCATCGCGGCTGTTGCACCAAAGCTGCAGGGCCAGGGCCCGGGGAATATCAACGTAGCCCCGTTCCATGTCCCGGGATGATATTTCAATGGTATTGTGACTTTCCCGAAGTTCCAAACGGGCTATTTTAGCCACTGTAACACTGGTGTTTACGCTGGCCGAAACATCGGATGGTCTAGGCAGGTCCAGACTTTGGGCCAAACCAGAACTGATGCTTAGCCCGGTTAGGGCTATTATTATGTTTAGTTTGTTTTTCATACTTCCTCAACTATTTAAGGAAGCATCTAATATGCCAAAACTAATTATTTTCGTAAAACGTTGTTACGCAAAATATTATAATAATAAATAGAAAATGGATATTACTTTAAAACGACATGTTTTAACGACAATAGTCATAACAAACACTCAAACTGTAAATGTCTGAAATAAAAGACAATGGTTTCAATTTATTGTATATCAACGTATTATGCCAATATTATAAATTTGGTATGTCTTATGCAACATAAAATAATGACAACTTGTGAATGAAATAATTTTCATTGCTATTCTATTGACATCTTTTAATTCCTGTGATACTCTTTATTAATCCCAAATGACAGTGCCCTTCACTCAGGTATTGTGAAGAAGACTCAATTGGGACGCAGACTTTGACCAACATTCAGTCAAACGATAAACGTTTACCCCGCCGGCGTTGCCTGATAATATCGATTTTTATCAGTGTAATCATTGAAAATCCGGTATCGCCTTTGTTGGCGGGCTAAACGAAAATTTGCGTGCCGTTCCCCCGGATACCTTATTCCTGAATGAGCGGGACGATCATATAAATTCCAAATAGAATGGAGAATTAAAATGGACAACTCTCACGGCGGGATTCTGAAGACCTATAAGTATGCCGTATTTTCCGAGATCGCCACTTCATTCGTCCATGAAATGAAAAATCCGATCTCGGCCATAACCCTGGGCATGGAATTTTTCGACATGAGCCTGGCCGAAGGCGACCCCCAGAAAGAGACCCTAAGGAGCATTTACAAGTCTTCGGAAAAGTTGAATGCCCTGTTAGACAACCTGCTGGTTTATTGCCAAAACGGCAATTTCGAAAAAACGCCGTTCAAGATTTCACAGGTGGCCAGGCAGGCGGTAAGCCTGGTAAATTATTTCACCACCAGGCATCAGGTAAAAGTGGAGATAACCGAGGCGCTCCAGGAGCCATGGATCACCAGCCGGGCCAGCCTAGTGCTGCAGGGCCTGGTTTATCTGATGGTCTGGTCGGCCAAAAGAATGCCCCAGGGCGGCAAGATAATTATTGAAATATTATCGGGGGGACAAAGCGTTATTTTAAAATTCCATGACCAGGGCCCGGTCCTGAATGCCGGACAGCGCGACAGGATAATGAATCCCGAACTTCCCTTGGGACCCAATGCCGATGATCTGGGGCCGCAGCTGGCCCGGCGCCTGTTTCTGGAAAACGGGGCCGAGTTCAACCTGAATGCCGGCCAGCCGAAGGCGCCGCTGTTTTCGGTAAAATTCAGCAATCAATAACCAGCCGAAAGACATAAACCCATGAGCCAGAAACCACCCTGTAAAGTGCTGATCGTCGACGACGACCAAAGCATCTGTCTGCTTTTAAAGCAGATACTGGGAAGCGCCGGGTATCAGGTCAGTTCGGCCAGCAGCGCCGCCGAGGGGCTTAAAGTTTTGGCCGAGGAACAGCCGGATCTGGTGCTGTTGGACATGAGACTGCCCGATGCCTGGGGCCTGGACGTGATCCCCAAAATAAAGGAGATCGACCCCGATATTCCGGTGATAGTGATCACCGGACATGCCAGCATTGAGGACGCGGTCAAGGCCATCAAGGCCGGGGTCTACGATTACCTGCAAAAGCCGCTCCATGCCGACCACGTGCTTTTGGCCGCGGCCCAGGCGATGGAAAGAAAAAATCTGCTGGCGGAGAATAAATACCTACAGCAGACCCTGAACGAACGTTACGGATTCGAAAACATCGTGGCCAAAAGCCGGCCGATGATGGCGGTATTCGGCACCATCCGCAAGATAGCCGAGACCAAGACCACGGTGCTGATCCTGGGAGAATCCGGCACCGGCAAGGAGTTGGCGGCCCGGGCGGTTCATTTCAACAGCAAGCGCAAGGGGGCCAAGTTCGTGCCCATCAACTGCGGGGGTATCCCCGAAACCCTTTTAGAATCGGAACTGTTCGGCTACGTCAAGGGCGCATTTACCGGAGCCAACGGCAGCAAAGAGGGCTTGTTCAAGATCGCCGACAAGGGCACCATCTTTCTGGACGAAATCGGCACTATGCCGATGTCGTTGCAGGTGAAACTGCTGCGGGCCCTGCAAGAAGGGGTGTACTATCCCTTGGGCAGCACCGTTCCCACCGAGGTGGACGTCAGGGTGATAGCCGCCGCCAACCAGAACCTGGAGGAGGCCGTCAAGAAAGGACTTTTTAGGGAAGACCTGTTCTACCGGCTGAATGTCATCCAGATAAAATTGCCGCCTTTGCGGGAACGGCGCGACGACGTCATGCTGCTGGCCCATCACTTTTTAAAGAAATACTGCGCCGAGCAAGAAAAACCCATAGAGGGGTTTGCTCCCGAGGCTTCGGACTTCCTCCTGCGGCACGACTGGCCAGGCAATGTCCGGGAACTGGAGAACGCGGTGGAACACGGAGTGGCGTTGTGTACCGGGAAATTGATCACGCTGGAGGACTTTCCCCAGCGCCGGGCCAGTACCCGGACCGAGGAAGTGTCGCTGATGATAGACAAACCTCTGCGCCAGGCTCGTGATGAATATGAAAGGCGCTATATCATCGGCCTGTTGAAAGTTACCGGGGGCAATGTTACCAAAGCGGCCGAGATGGCCGGGATCGCCCGCCAGAATCTGCAGCTAAAGCTCAGGGAATACGGCATCAGCTCCAAATCGTACGCCCCCAAAAACAGGGAGCAATGATGAAAAAAGTGCTGATAGTGGACGACGAGGCGGTGCTGGCCGAAACGGTGGCGCTCCTTTTGAAACGCCAGGGTTATCATGTCCTGTGGGCCAGCGACGGCAGCCAGGCGCTTAAATTAGTGGAAGAACAGAAACCGGATTTGGTAATAGCCGACCTGGTGATGCCCAATATGAACGGATTGCAGCTTTTGGAATGGGTGCGGGACCGCCGCAGTCTGGATAAAGTGAAGTTCCTGCTGATGACGGTCAAGGAAAGCGTGCTGGAGCCGTTGAAACGGCATCACACCGAAGCCGACGACTACATGGCCAAGCCTTTTGACAAGGACCAGCTGCTGGAAAAGGTGAAAAAGCTGATCGGAGAATCATAACCCGGGCAAGCCGGAACCAATTTCGCCACGCCTGCGTGCCGACCTGTCCGCCGCAGTCCGCCAGAGTCGGACGAAGGAGGAAACGCAAAATATTTTCTTCAGTTTGTATTAAATTTGAGTGGTTAACTAAACTTTAGGTTTAGTAAAATGAGCGAACAACCAAAAATATTGCTGGTGGATGACGAGGAGACCAATCTTAATCTCCTCAAAAGCCTGTGCCATAAAATGGGGTACGGCTGCCTGACCTCTCGCGACGGCAGACAAGCGGTGGAGGCGGCGTCTACCCAGCACCCCGACCTGATAATGATGGACGTGATAATGCCCGAGATGGACGGTTTTGAGGCCACCCGCAAACTGAAGAGCGATCCCGCCACCTCCCATATCCCGGTCATCATGGTGACTGCGGCCAGCTCCCGGGAGGACAAGCTTAAGGGCATAGCCTGCGGGGCCAACGATTTCATCACCAAGCCGGTGGATGTCCAGGAGCTTTCCTTACGGATAAAGAACAACCTGAATATCAAGGAATACCACGATTTCTTAAAGAATTACAGCCTGACACTGGAACAGCAGGTGAAGGAAAGGACAGTCAAGCTGGAGAATGTCCTGCTGCAGCGGGACCAGGCTTTTGACAAGATCAAGGCCGGATACATCGACACCATATTCCGGCTGACCTTGGCGGCCGAGTACAAGGACGGCCAGACCGGGAATCACATCCGGCGCACCAGCCATTACGCCAAAACCCTGGCCCTGGAAATGGGGCTGGACCAGGAGTTCGCCGAGACCATTTACTATGCCATGCCCATGCACGATATCGGCAAAGTGGGCATCCCGGACTCCATACTGCTGAAGCCCGGGCCGTTAAACGCCGAAGAATGGCTGGTGATGAAGGAGCACACCACCATCGGCAGCCGGATATTGACTGGCTCGCAGTCCGAGATTCTGAACCTGGCCCAGCAGATAGCATTGACCCATCACGAGCATTGGGACGGCAAAGGTTACCCCCAAAAACTTGCAGCAGAGCAGATCCCGCTGGCCGGGCGCATTGCCAACGTGGTGGATCAATACGACGCCATCCGCAGCCGGAGGACTTACAAGCCCCGGATGGATCACCGGCAAGCCTTAAATATTTTGACTGAGGGCGATGATCGCTCCCAACCCGGACATTTTGACCCCGGAATAATTGAAGTATTCAGAAAAAAGCATCAGGTCTTTGAGGAAATATATAAGGCACATGCCGAACGGAACGAAGCGGCCCGGGGAGGAAAATCATGAACGCCCAAGTAAAGCTTATACAAACCAGTCGGTGACCTGCCTACGCCGAGGCTTCCGCTTACGTCAAGACTACAGCGGACAGGCAAAAGGCATGATAAGGGTCGCTGAGGCCCAATTGCAGGGCTTTTATGTCATTACGAGACCGACTTCATCGCCCTTACTTGCGAAGTAATCCAAAAATAAAAATGCAAATTATAATATGACCGGATTAATAATAAGACTGGGTTATTTGACAGTTAAGCTTCCAACGGAGGTCTGATGAAACAGGTTCCGGATGAGGGAATGGGGCTGCCGCGCGGTCGCGCCTCATGGAGCGTTTGGCTGGCCGGGGCAATAGCGGCAACCGGTTTAGCCGGGCTGGGCGGCTGGATATTCGATGTCGGCATTCTGAAGAGCGTGCTGCCGGGTTTGGTGGCCATGAAGGCCAACACCGCCGTGGGTTTTTTGACATCCGGGCTGGCCCTGTTGCTATTGACCTGGCCTGGGGAACGAAAGCGATTCCGGCTCATTGCCGGCATCGGCTCCGCCTTTGTCGCGCTGTTAGGATTAGCCAGCCTGAGCCAGTACCTGTTCGGGTGGAACCTGGGCATCGACCAGTTATTGTTCAAGGAACAACCCGGAGCGGCATTCACGACGCATCTCGGACGAATGGCGCCCCCGACCGCGTTCAACTTTGCGCTGCTCGGCCTGGCGCTTACTCTATCGTCGTTCGGCCGCCGGCCCCGCTTAGGTCAGTCGTTGGCTCTGATCGCCGGCCTGGTCGGGCTGCTGAGCATGCTGGGCTATTTTTTCGGTAATCAAGCGATCTATTTTTTTCCCTCCTGGACCCAGATGGCCGTCCATACCGCAGTTTGCTTTGTTTTACTCTCCGTCAGTATTCTCCTATACTACTACAGGTCGGAACCGAACATTTTACTTAGTTCCGATCCTGTTTCCCGGCCGGTCGGACTGGGCTTCGGCCTGGTGTTCTTTATCCTTTTAGTGGTCGGGATGATCTCCATTCAAAGCGTGACTATGATGAATGAATCGGCCCGAGGGATAGAACATACCCATCAGGTCATTCAAGAACTGGAGCAATATCGTGCCAAAATGAAGACCGCGGAGAGCGCCCAACGGGGTTATGCCATTTCAGAGAAAGCCGTCTTTCTGGAACGTTATCAAGCAGATCTGGGAGATGCAGTGCGGCTTCTGTCACAGGTTCGGGAACTGACCAAGGACAACCGGGGTCAGCAGCTCCGACTTGTCGGTCTGGATTCTTTAACCAGGTTAAAGATAGGTTTTTCGCACGACGTGGTCGCCGCCAGGCAGTGGAAAGGGAAAGCGGCGGCCCTGATTGCCTCTGGCTCCGGCCAGCGGTTGATGAGCCGGATCGACGCGGCCATCGACGGGATGACCGGGGAGGAAGCGCGGCTGCTGGCCCAAAGGCGCGAACAGGTTCGGCGGGCCCTTGCCATCACGGTAACGATGACCCTGCTCGGCGGTTTACTTGCCGCGCTGGTTGTCGTTTTTAGCGGCAGGCTAGTCGCCCGCGAGATGGAGGCCCGGCGCGGGGCCGAGCAGGCGCTTCAGGCCGCCAACGAGGAGTTAGAGGCCTCCAACCAGCAGGTCACCGCCGCCAATCAGGAGTTATCCGCCCTGAATCAGGAACTGCAGACTGCCCAGGAGGAGTTGGAACATCATCGCGATCAATTGCAACTGATGGTTAACGAGGCCACCGTCGAAATTCAGAAAAACTATCAAGAGTTGAAAGAAGAGGCCGAAGTTCGCAGGCGGGCCGAGGAATATCTGAAGGACAGCGAACAACTCAGCCGGGCGATCATGGAACAATCGCCGATAGGCGTCTCGGTTCGCAACAGGTTCGGAAGGCTGGAAAGATACAACGATGCCTGGCAAAAACTGTGGGCCATGACCGACGAAGATGTTAAAAAAGACCTGGAGACCGAACGAACCAGGCTGGCCCCGGATCAAAAGGACGGCTACCTGGGCGAGTGGGCTGCAGAAGTTGAACGGGTGTATAAAAAGGGTGGAATACTGCATGTCCCTGAACTTCTGCTCAGTAAGCCGGAATTAGGGGGCGACCGTTTCATTTCGCAATATTTCTACGCCCTGACCGGAAAAGACGGCGGGGTTGACCGGGTGGTGATATTGACCCAGGACATCACCGAACGCAAACGGGCCGAGGAGGAATTGCGCCAAATGCAAGGGCAACTGGAGACCAATTACGCCGAACTGGAGGCAGCCAACCAGGAGTTGCAATCTTCCGAAGAAGAGTTGAGGGCAGCGGAGAAGGGATTAAGGAGCCATGTGGAAGAATTGCACAAAACCAGAGAAATATTGCGGGAGAACGAAGAACGATATCGTAGTTTATTTGACAACTCCCTGCTGGGGGTATACCGGACAACACCGGAGGGCCGGATATTGCTGGCCAATCCCGCCCTGATCCGAATGTTAAAGTTCGGTTCCTTTGAAGAGATGTCCTGGCGTAACCTTGAAAAAGAAGGATGGCCCGATTTTTCGCCATCCAGGACGGCATTTAAGGAAAAAATTGAGGCCGAAGGCGTTGTCACTGGCTGGGAGACGATGTGGGAAAATTCAGCGGGCGAACCGGTTAACATTAGAGAAAGCGCCCGGGCAATAAGGGATGCCAATGGCAAAACATTATATTATGATGGAATGGTCGAGGATATCACCGGGCGCAAAGTGATGGAGCAGGAACTGCTGCAGGCCCAGAAAATGGAGGCCATAGGCCACCTGGCCGGCGGGGTGGCCCACGACTTCAACAACATGCTGGCCGGGATCGTAGGCAACGCCGAACTGCTGCAGTTAAAAGTTTACGGACAGAAGGAACTGGAGGCCTATGTAGACAACATCATCAAGGCTTCGGGGCACGCCGCCAATCTCACCAAACAGCTTTTGGCCTTTGCCCGCAAGGGGCAGTATCAGCAGGCTCCGGTCAATGTCCATCAGGTCATCGCCGAAACCCTGGGCATCCTGGGCAATACCATAGACCGGCGGATCAAGGTAGAACAGCGCTTAAGGGCCAACCCGGCGGTTATTCTGGGAGACCACAGCCAGTTAGAGAACGCTCTGATGAACCTGGGGATCAACGCCCGGGACGCCATGCCCGAAGGCGGCAAGCTGATTTTCTCCACCGACATGGCAAACCTGGATAAAGAATACCTCCGCAATCATAAGTACAAGGTCGAGCCCGGGCCTTATATCCAGATCTCGGTGGAGGATACCGGCTGTGGCATGACCGACGAGGCCAAACGCCATCTGTTCGAGCCGTTCTTCACCACCAAGGAAAAGGGCCAGGGCACCGGGCTGGGCCTGGCCGGGGTCTACGGCTGTGTCAAGAACCACGAGGGATCGATAGAAGTATATTCCGAACTGGGCCGGGGGACGGCGGTCAAGATCTACCTGCCGGTATACGGCGGCCTGCCTGCGGCCGGGGATCAGGACTTTATCCAAATGGAGTTTCTGCGCAATACGGCGGGTACCGGAAGCATTCTAATAGTTGACGACGAGGAAATGATCCGGAGCATCGCCGCCCAGATTCTTAAAAATGCCGGCTATCATGTCCATGCCTGCGCCGACGGCCAGGAAGCGGTGGAATTGTACTCCAGACAACACCAGAATATTGATCTGGTTATAATGGATATGGTAATGCCCAAACTGGACGGACGCGAGGCCTTTGGCCGGATGCGCAAGATAAACCCCAAGGTCAAAGTGCTTTTGTCTTCGGGTTTTTCCGAGGACGGCGACGCCCAGGCCATTCTGCAGGACGGGGCGCTGGGATTCATCCAGAAGCCTTACCGCAGCGCCGAGCTGCTGTTGAGGGTGCAGCAGGCCTTGCAATGAACAATAAATCCGACTACGCCCAGCCTTTGATAGGACTACGTCGGACAAGCAACGAATAATAATCGATGGAGTACTCACTATTCAGTAGGCTAACCCGGTAAATAGCGGCTACTGACTACTACTGGCTACCGTCTACCGAGTAGCTCCCGGTAATCAAACCTTCAACCCCGCGGTTCAAAAGTATGAAGCTGTTCAAAGGCCTGGCCTTAAATCACAAAAGTACGGTATTGATCATCCGCTGGTTGGTGGTGCTGCTGGTGATCTTCATGGCGGCTTATAGCCCCAAGGGCCTGGATTTTAACAGCCCCAATTACCTGCTGTCGCTGATCTACCTGATCCTCAACCTGGCCATCTCCTTTATTCCCCAACGTTACTTTGACAGGGGCTGGTTTGTTTACCTGCTGTTTGTGCTGGACATCATCTTCGTCTCGGCGGTGATCTATTTTGCCGAGGGCATAGACACCGACTTTTACCTGATTTATTTTTTAAGCATCTTCATGTCCAGCGTGGGCCAGAGCCTGGGGGGGTCCTTTCCGGTGGCCATCGTTACCTCGCTGTTGTACGGCTGGCTGGTCTACAAGAAGTACGGGACGGACATGTTCGGTGAGCCTGCATTCTGGCTGAGGATCCCGTTCTTCTTTTTGATAGCCATGTTCAGCAGTTTCTGGTCGGTCCAAGTTGCGGCCGAGCGGAAGAAGAAGGAACAGGCCGAGGAATTTAGTCACAGGCTTCAAAAAGAGATAGAACAGGCCACCGAAGAATATTTAAAGGCTAACGAAAACCTTAAATATTTTAAAGAATACAACGACAACATAATGGCCAGCATCAACAGCGGGGTGATCGTGGTGGATATAAACCGGGTGGCAACCACTTTCAATAAGGAAGCCGTGAATATTTGCCAGCTCGTTTCCGCCGCAGTGGTAGGCAAATCTTTGCGGGAATACGAAAAGCTTAAGCCCATTGACGATTTGCTTAAGGCTACCATGGAACACGGTAATCCCCTTTCCAGAAAAGAGATGGTTTTAACGATGGAAAACAAAAGCGAGAAAGTGATAGATGTCTCCACTTCGCTGCTGCACAGCCAGACCACTAGGACCAACGGAGCCATTGCCATCTTTTCCGATATTTCCAAGACCAAAAGCCTGGAAGAGCGGGTTAAAAATTCGGAAAAGCTGGCGGTGCTGGGCGAGATGGCGGCGGTGATGGCCCACGAGATCCGCAATCCCTTGAACGCCATCGCCGGATTCTCCCAGCTGCTGCAGACCAAGGTGAACGAGGCCGACCCCCGGCGCAAATACGTGGACATAGTCACCCAGGAAGCCTTCCGGATAGACACCCTGATCTCCGATATCCTTGATTTCGCCCATCAGAAGAAGGTCGCCAACCTCGAGGTCAATGTGGAAGAACTGGCGGATCGGGTGATCGCAGCCAAATCGGACCAGGCAAAGAAAAAGGGGGTATCCCTGACAAAACAGCCCGCGTCCAATACTCCGGCGGTAATGGGCGACGCCGTGAGGCTGGAGCGGATACTGCTGAATCTTGTTAATAACGCCATTGACGCCATGGACCAGCCGGGCAATATAACAATAAAGACAGAGCGGCTGGAGAGCGACCAGGGCCCCTTAGCCCATATTTCGGTGCAGGACAGCGGCTGCGGCATTCCCCCGGAAAACTTAAAGGCCATATTCAAGCCGTTCTTTACCACCAAGTCGGCCGGGACCGGCCTGGGGCTGGCCATCATCCAGAAAATAGCGGAGGAACATCACGGGATTATCAGCGTGGAAAGCGAGATAGGCAAAGGCACCACTTTTAACCTGACGCTTCCAGCGGTGGGAAAGACGGGGGCACAAGGCAATGAACAGTGAACAATTAACAGGCCACCAGTCACTGCGAGCCTACTTTACTACGGGCGTACTTTACTACGGGGTACTACTCTACTGCCGGCCTACTTTAATACTTTTAAAATACAACCAAGGAGCGTCGGTATGAAACGCATCATCGTGGCCGATGACGAGGCCAATATCCGGCTTCTGATGGAGGCGGTTTTAACCGAAGAGGGACACCAGATAACGGCGGTGGCCAGCGGCCGTGAAGCCCTAAGAAAGATACTAAAGGAGGATTTTGACTTGGGGATTTTTGACATTAAGATGCCGGACATGAACGGCTTGGAGCTGATCCAGAGAATAAGGGAACTTAAAAAAACTTTTCCGGTCGTCGTTTGCTCGGCCTTCAAGCACCTGCAGGACGACTATGTCATCGGCACTTCGGGCATTGCTGCCTATATCATCAAGCCGGTGAATCTTGATGATTTTAAAAACAAAATCAAAGAAATACTGGAACAAAAACAGTCGTCGGATTCCGGTTGAAATAAAAAATCAAATAAGGTATAATCATACGTTATGGAAAAGATCGTCAAGAATCCCAAAAAAATATTAGTGGTTGATGACGACCGCAATGTGCTGTTTTTGATGTCCGAATTGCTGGCCCGGGAAAACTATGAGATCATTCAGGCATCGGACGGGCTGGCCGCTTTGAAACTTGTCCGCCAGTTGTTGCCCGAACTGGCGGTGCTGGACGTGATGATGCCCGGCCTAGACGGGTTTGAACTCTGCCGCCGGATAAAAAATGATCCCCTGACCAGCGGCATTAAAGTGATAATGGTCACCGCCAAAACTTTGGGCAAGGATATTGAAACCGGACTATCGGCCGGAGCCGACCACTACATCACCAAGCCGTTTAAGATATCCGAGCTGTCCACTAAAATAAAGGAATTGATCGGCTGAATAAAAAAGGCGGCTTGATCAATAACCCGCCTTTTAATTTTATTTTATAAGTGGACGGATAATAAATATCATTGGCACCACGATTTAGAGCTTATCCTCAAATAACAATTTGGGCATAAACGGCTGCAAAACCGCCATACTGCGTCACGCTCATTCACCGTATCGCTGTGGATACGCTTCACTCGCGTTCCTGGTCTGGCATGGTTCGACAGGCTCACTACATGCCTTTTCGCTCGTTTATGCTGACCCAAAGCTTATTTAAGGATAAACTCTTAGTAAAAAATAATAGTTACCCAATATACTAATGGGAGCGTATATTAGTAGACATTCCGGTTTCTTTTAAATCCAATATAATTAGCGTATTTAGCGTGTTTCGGTGGAAAAAAGTCTACTATTATCCGCTCTGATTAGTAAAAGCTCCGCTTAAAAGCGGGGCCTTTCGTTTTCTCCTTGCTTTTAGGCATCCAGCGTTGTAAAATACTAATTTATGCGTATCAAAGTCCTTATATTATTTTTCATCGTGCTATTGGCCTGTAGTATTCAGGCCGGATTCATCGACATCGTCCGCCTGAAATACGGGGGCGGGGGCGATTGGTACAACGATCCCGAGGAAGAGACAAATCTCTTGAAGGAATTCTCGGCCCGCACCGGGGTCAGCGTCAATGCCGAAAAGGTCTCGCTTTCGGCCGGCGATGACGACCTGTTCCTGCATCCGTTTCTGTTCATCACCGGGCACGGCGAGATAAAGTTTACCGCCCGCGAAGTGGAGCGCCTGCGTCTCTTTCTGACCTCGGGCGGATTCCTATACGCCGACGACGACTACGGGATGGACCAGTCATTCCGCCGGGAAATGAAGCGGGTGTTCCCGGAGACGGAGATGCAAGAGCTATCTTACGACTTTCCACTGTTCAATTGCTATTATGATTTCTCCGCCGGCCTGCCCAAGATCCATGAGCACGAAAAGGGGCAACCTAAAGCCTACGGCCTGTTTTACCAAGGGCGGCTGGCGGTCTTTTATACTTTCAACACCAACATCTCCGACGGCTGGACCAACGACCACAACGACCCGGCCGAGAAAAGAGAAGAGGCGGTGAGAATGGGAATCAATATTTTGTGGTATGCGTTGACCAGGCCGTAAATCTTTCAGTCAGGCAAATAATCATATTTCAACTTGCATGAAAAACGACCAGGTTCAACTCAAATCCCTCAACATTCCCTTGATGTATGCCATCACAGTGGCCGGCGGAATGCTGTTCTTCCTGCCGGTGCTGGCCCTGTATTTTCAAAGCAAGTTGTACACCGCCACCAACGTGGCCCTAGTATTTTCCATCGAAGCCGTCTGCCTGGTTTTGTTCGAGGTTCCCACCGGCGCTGTGGCCGACCTTTTCGGCCGTAAAAGAACCATCTTATTAAGCCGGCTGGCCGACCTTTCGGCCGTGGTCTTGCTTTATTTCGCCAAAACCATGCCCATGTTCGCGGGATATGCGCTGTTGAACGCCCTGGCCCGCAGCCTCTCCAGCGGGACCGAAAGCGCGTTGATCTACGATACCCTGAAAGAAGAGGGCAGGGAGCAGCAGTATAAAAAGATAATCGGCATCCACTACGCCCTGTGGCCGTTGGGCGCTTCGGCCGGTTCGATAATTGGGGGATACCTGGTCAAAGATTCATTGCAGCTCCCGGTGCTTTGGACATTTCTGCCGGTAGGCCTGACATTCATAGGCTGCCTCTTTCTGAAAGAACCACGGTATCAAAGGAAGGAACACCGGAATATCTTCCGGCACATGAAAGACGCGTTCAGGACAATTTCCGGGAACAAGCAGTTAATAGTGCTGATCTCGGCTTCCCTGGTCATGATGTCGCTGGGGGAAACGATCCATTACCTGAGTCCGTTGTTCTTCAAATTCAAGTTGATACCAATACAGTATTTCGGATACATCTCAGCGCT harbors:
- a CDS encoding response regulator, whose product is MKRIIVADDEANIRLLMEAVLTEEGHQITAVASGREALRKILKEDFDLGIFDIKMPDMNGLELIQRIRELKKTFPVVVCSAFKHLQDDYVIGTSGIAAYIIKPVNLDDFKNKIKEILEQKQSSDSG
- a CDS encoding PAS domain-containing protein, translating into MKLFKGLALNHKSTVLIIRWLVVLLVIFMAAYSPKGLDFNSPNYLLSLIYLILNLAISFIPQRYFDRGWFVYLLFVLDIIFVSAVIYFAEGIDTDFYLIYFLSIFMSSVGQSLGGSFPVAIVTSLLYGWLVYKKYGTDMFGEPAFWLRIPFFFLIAMFSSFWSVQVAAERKKKEQAEEFSHRLQKEIEQATEEYLKANENLKYFKEYNDNIMASINSGVIVVDINRVATTFNKEAVNICQLVSAAVVGKSLREYEKLKPIDDLLKATMEHGNPLSRKEMVLTMENKSEKVIDVSTSLLHSQTTRTNGAIAIFSDISKTKSLEERVKNSEKLAVLGEMAAVMAHEIRNPLNAIAGFSQLLQTKVNEADPRRKYVDIVTQEAFRIDTLISDILDFAHQKKVANLEVNVEELADRVIAAKSDQAKKKGVSLTKQPASNTPAVMGDAVRLERILLNLVNNAIDAMDQPGNITIKTERLESDQGPLAHISVQDSGCGIPPENLKAIFKPFFTTKSAGTGLGLAIIQKIAEEHHGIISVESEIGKGTTFNLTLPAVGKTGAQGNEQ
- a CDS encoding MFS transporter, producing MKNDQVQLKSLNIPLMYAITVAGGMLFFLPVLALYFQSKLYTATNVALVFSIEAVCLVLFEVPTGAVADLFGRKRTILLSRLADLSAVVLLYFAKTMPMFAGYALLNALARSLSSGTESALIYDTLKEEGREQQYKKIIGIHYALWPLGASAGSIIGGYLVKDSLQLPVLWTFLPVGLTFIGCLFLKEPRYQRKEHRNIFRHMKDAFRTISGNKQLIVLISASLVMMSLGETIHYLSPLFFKFKLIPIQYFGYISALTYGLSSLGHYLSNSFVKWMGDRVSLIVITLLSPILTLAATFAGSWGTVVLFTLPSICFGLKNPVIDHLLNKEISSGQRATIISANSFASQLGIAATAPLFGFIAQTFNINRAVQASSLVLLAVPLLLLLLQDQE
- a CDS encoding DUF4159 domain-containing protein is translated as MRIKVLILFFIVLLACSIQAGFIDIVRLKYGGGGDWYNDPEEETNLLKEFSARTGVSVNAEKVSLSAGDDDLFLHPFLFITGHGEIKFTAREVERLRLFLTSGGFLYADDDYGMDQSFRREMKRVFPETEMQELSYDFPLFNCYYDFSAGLPKIHEHEKGQPKAYGLFYQGRLAVFYTFNTNISDGWTNDHNDPAEKREEAVRMGINILWYALTRP
- a CDS encoding response regulator encodes the protein MEKIVKNPKKILVVDDDRNVLFLMSELLARENYEIIQASDGLAALKLVRQLLPELAVLDVMMPGLDGFELCRRIKNDPLTSGIKVIMVTAKTLGKDIETGLSAGADHYITKPFKISELSTKIKELIG